Proteins from one Candidatus Desulfovibrio trichonymphae genomic window:
- a CDS encoding tyrosine-type recombinase/integrase gives MAAITEPAKIGRLLRDIDGYGGTSVAIAYFFKILPYVFTRPSELRLAEWTEIDFDQKLWTVPAGGSKTRKLSEQPLLVPLARQVEGMFRELRQVTADSRYCFPSTRGKSRVISNEGALAAAQSWIQQGRIKPARNENNRQHAP, from the coding sequence ATGGCGGCGATCACCGAACCGGCAAAGATCGGCCGACTTTTGCGGGACATTGACGGGTATGGCGGAACGTCTGTTGCCATTGCCTATTTTTTTAAAATCCTGCCGTATGTATTCACGCGGCCTTCCGAATTGCGCCTTGCGGAATGGACTGAAATAGACTTTGACCAAAAGCTGTGGACTGTCCCGGCCGGCGGCTCAAAAACACGCAAGCTTTCTGAGCAACCCCTGCTTGTGCCCCTGGCGCGTCAGGTTGAGGGCATGTTCCGGGAACTGCGCCAAGTTACAGCTGACAGTCGATATTGTTTCCCGTCCACAAGAGGAAAGTCGCGGGTCATAAGCAACGAGGGGGCATTGGCGGCGGCGCAGTCTTGGATACAGCAAGGAAGAATTAAGCCTGCACGGAATGAGAACAACCGCCAGCACGCGCCTTAA